Proteins encoded within one genomic window of Spirulina major PCC 6313:
- a CDS encoding secondary thiamine-phosphate synthase enzyme YjbQ, with product MPTQTAPLLHQQILTVQTQGKTLHDITRQVEQVVADSGIVTGLCVVFVCHTSASLIIQENADPDVLRDLNHFFAKLVPEDGRSYIHSAEGPDDMPAHIRSAITKTSENIPISNGRLVLGTWQGLYLWEHRQRSHRRQIVIHNSGLGRT from the coding sequence ATGCCCACCCAAACCGCCCCCCTCCTCCATCAACAAATTCTCACCGTCCAAACCCAAGGTAAAACCCTCCACGACATCACCCGCCAAGTAGAGCAAGTTGTGGCCGATTCCGGCATTGTCACCGGCCTCTGTGTGGTCTTTGTGTGCCACACCTCCGCGAGTTTGATCATCCAAGAAAACGCCGACCCCGACGTGCTGCGCGACCTTAACCACTTTTTCGCCAAACTCGTCCCCGAAGATGGCCGCAGCTACATCCACTCCGCCGAAGGCCCCGACGATATGCCCGCCCACATCCGCTCGGCGATCACCAAAACCTCAGAAAACATCCCGATCAGCAACGGCCGCTTGGTGTTGGGAACCTGGCAAGGACTCTACCTCTGGGAACATCGGCAACGCAGCCATCGCCGCCAAATCGTGATCCACAACAGCGGCTTGGGTCGCACCTAA
- the thrC gene encoding threonine synthase: MTQTILKHSESATFTHLKSKEGDYTYDLLPINICENTFAPLEVAYDYDKIRATVTRETIAAGPNSIWRYRSFLPVATDNVIDVGTGMTPLVKSTRLARRLGLKNLYIKNDAVNMPTLSFKDRVVSVALSRARELGFSTVSCASTGNLANSTAAIAAHAGLECCVFIPSDLEAGKVLGTLIYNPTVMAVKGNYDQVNRLCSEVANTYGWGFVNINLRPYYSEGSKTLGFEVAEQLGWQLPDHIVAPIASGSLYTKIRKGFEEFVQCGLVEDKPVRYSGAQAEGCSPVAQAFKNDRDFIDPVKPNTVAKSIAIGNPADGVYAIEQAKQTNGHIESATDAEIIDGIKLLAETEGIFTETAGGTTIAVLKKLVEAGKISPDETTVVYITGNGLKTQEAVQGYISEPLTIEAKLDSFERAWERAQTLERLDWQQVLV; encoded by the coding sequence ATGACCCAAACAATCCTCAAGCACAGCGAATCCGCCACCTTCACCCACCTCAAATCCAAAGAAGGCGACTACACCTACGACCTGTTGCCGATCAATATTTGTGAAAACACCTTTGCGCCCCTCGAAGTGGCCTACGACTACGACAAGATTCGCGCCACCGTCACCCGCGAAACCATTGCCGCTGGCCCAAACTCGATTTGGCGTTATCGGTCGTTCTTGCCCGTGGCGACGGATAACGTGATTGATGTGGGAACGGGGATGACTCCCTTGGTGAAGTCCACGCGCCTCGCTCGTCGTTTGGGTCTGAAAAATCTCTACATTAAAAATGATGCGGTGAATATGCCCACCTTGAGCTTCAAGGATCGGGTGGTGTCGGTGGCTCTGAGCCGGGCGCGGGAATTGGGATTCTCCACGGTGTCCTGTGCGAGTACGGGAAATTTGGCGAATTCGACGGCGGCGATCGCAGCCCACGCGGGTCTAGAATGTTGTGTCTTCATCCCCTCGGATCTCGAAGCTGGTAAAGTCCTCGGCACCTTGATCTACAACCCCACGGTGATGGCAGTCAAAGGCAACTACGACCAAGTCAACCGCCTCTGTTCTGAAGTGGCCAACACCTACGGCTGGGGCTTCGTCAACATCAACCTGCGCCCCTACTACTCCGAAGGCTCGAAAACCCTCGGTTTTGAAGTGGCTGAACAATTAGGTTGGCAACTCCCGGATCACATCGTCGCCCCGATCGCATCCGGCTCCCTTTACACCAAAATCCGCAAAGGCTTTGAAGAGTTCGTCCAATGCGGCCTCGTGGAAGACAAGCCCGTGCGCTACAGCGGCGCTCAGGCCGAAGGCTGTTCCCCCGTGGCCCAGGCCTTCAAAAATGACCGCGACTTCATCGACCCCGTCAAGCCCAACACCGTCGCGAAATCCATTGCGATTGGTAACCCCGCCGACGGCGTGTATGCGATCGAGCAAGCCAAGCAAACCAACGGCCACATTGAATCCGCCACCGATGCTGAAATCATCGACGGGATCAAACTTCTCGCTGAAACCGAAGGCATCTTCACGGAAACCGCAGGCGGCACGACGATCGCAGTCCTCAAAAAACTCGTTGAAGCCGGTAAAATCAGCCCTGACGAAACCACCGTCGTCTACATCACCGGCAACGGCTTGAAAACCCAAGAAGCCGTCCAAGGCTACATTTCCGAACCCCTCACCATCGAAGCCAAACTCGACAGCTTCGAGCGGGCTTGGGAACGTGCCCAAACCCTCGAACGCCTCGACTGGCAACAGGTTTTAGTCTAA
- a CDS encoding Uma2 family endonuclease, whose protein sequence is MVQELQRSEIVYPDSDGQPMSDNTLQFHWIVTIKENLELLFADHPDVFVAGDLLWYPVEGDNQTRRAPDVMVAIGRPKGYRGSYRQWDEEGIAPQVVFEILSPGNRFSEMAKKLAFYEYYGVREYYLYDPDRNDLTAWQRCDQTLVLVPDLLNWESPLLKIRFELTPETLNIYKPNGERFLGYVELGQLAEKAQAEAETAKAEVEQLKQDRKTAIARLLSFGLSPEQIAKTLSIPLDEVG, encoded by the coding sequence ATGGTTCAAGAACTCCAACGCTCGGAAATCGTCTATCCCGATAGTGATGGTCAACCCATGTCAGACAACACATTACAGTTTCACTGGATTGTCACGATCAAAGAAAATCTAGAGTTGCTCTTTGCGGATCATCCCGATGTTTTCGTTGCGGGTGATTTGCTGTGGTATCCCGTCGAAGGAGATAATCAGACCCGTCGCGCTCCGGATGTGATGGTGGCGATCGGTCGGCCCAAGGGATATCGCGGTTCCTATCGACAATGGGACGAAGAGGGCATCGCGCCGCAGGTGGTGTTTGAAATATTATCGCCGGGGAATCGGTTTAGTGAAATGGCCAAGAAATTGGCATTTTATGAGTATTACGGGGTGAGAGAATATTACCTCTACGACCCGGATCGGAATGATTTGACGGCTTGGCAACGCTGTGATCAAACGCTGGTGTTAGTTCCCGATCTACTTAATTGGGAAAGTCCATTACTCAAGATTCGGTTTGAATTAACCCCTGAAACGCTCAATATTTATAAACCCAATGGTGAGCGATTTTTAGGGTATGTGGAACTAGGGCAGTTAGCCGAAAAAGCACAGGCTGAGGCTGAAACAGCTAAGGCGGAAGTGGAGCAATTAAAACAGGATCGCAAGACTGCGATCGCCCGCCTCCTCTCCTTCGGATTAAGCCCTGAACAAATTGCCAAAACGTTATCAATTCCCCTAGATGAAGTGGGCTAA
- a CDS encoding Calvin cycle protein CP12, with the protein MSNNIDTKIEQERENARNVCSTEGSTSAECAVAWDSVEELQAEAAHQRSTKPKKNSLEQYCDDNPDAAECRIYDD; encoded by the coding sequence ATGAGCAACAATATCGACACGAAAATTGAACAAGAGCGCGAAAACGCTCGCAATGTGTGCAGCACCGAAGGGTCAACCTCCGCTGAATGTGCTGTCGCGTGGGACTCCGTTGAAGAGTTGCAAGCCGAAGCCGCTCATCAGCGTTCCACAAAGCCCAAAAAGAACTCCTTAGAGCAGTATTGCGATGACAATCCCGATGCCGCAGAATGCCGCATCTACGATGACTAA
- a CDS encoding DUF3177 family protein, with protein MQDEIWLQPWIWLDYKLAVLFTVIVPLVLFIWSLLKRQAALTRLLVIYWRVASLLMITVYLLIPGWPVGYLTGFLARLLIPTALWFWADLNEDIADQPPNPFKLALTGWRWAVSVYCAIGTFASIPFLSCAFSRAALSTPFCQVWREPPVLYREWFHANSQPGFLGFLGAVGLTIYALYFGSFMITRLGKRGRSAMEQ; from the coding sequence ATGCAAGATGAGATTTGGCTACAGCCTTGGATCTGGCTTGATTACAAGCTGGCGGTACTCTTCACCGTGATTGTGCCCTTAGTGTTATTCATTTGGTCACTGTTGAAGCGACAAGCTGCTCTGACTCGCTTACTGGTGATCTATTGGCGCGTGGCGAGTTTGTTGATGATTACGGTGTACCTCTTGATTCCCGGTTGGCCGGTGGGGTATTTAACCGGATTTTTGGCGCGGCTTTTGATTCCGACCGCCCTATGGTTTTGGGCGGATTTAAACGAAGATATTGCCGACCAGCCCCCCAACCCCTTTAAGCTAGCCCTGACGGGATGGCGGTGGGCGGTGTCGGTCTATTGTGCGATCGGAACCTTTGCCTCGATTCCGTTCCTCTCCTGTGCCTTTTCCCGTGCCGCCCTCAGTACTCCCTTTTGTCAGGTGTGGCGTGAACCTCCGGTGCTCTATCGGGAATGGTTCCATGCCAACTCTCAACCGGGCTTTTTGGGGTTTCTCGGCGCGGTGGGCTTGACCATCTACGCGCTCTACTTTGGCTCGTTCATGATTACCCGCCTCGGCAAGCGGGGCCGATCGGCAATGGAGCAATAG
- the lepA gene encoding translation elongation factor 4, which translates to MTHVPTSRIRNFSIIAHIDHGKSTLADRLLQATGTVEQRKMKEQFLDSMDLERERGITIKLQAARMNYTAKDGQEYVLNLIDTPGHVDFSYEVSRSLIACEGALLVVDASQGVEAQTLANVYLALESDLEIIPVLNKIDLPGAEPERVLEEVEEVVGLDCTGAIMASAKQGIGIDEILESIVHLVPPPPDTVDKPLRALIFDSYYDPYRGVIIYFRVMDGTVKQGDRIHLMASGKQYDIDELGVLSPTQVPVEDLHAGEVGYISAAIKAVADARVGDTITLASEPAAEPLPGYAEAKSMVFCGLFPIDSDQYEDLREALERLRLNDAALAYEPETSSAMGFGFRCGFLGLLHMEIVQERLEREYNLDLITTAPSVVYRVTTIKGEVLEIENPSHLPPPQAREKIEEPYIHLEVITPEEYVGTLMDLCQTRRGEFKNMRYFTSKRTTLIYEVPLAEIVTDFFDQLKSRSRGYASMEYHVIGYRTNHLVRLDVMVNGDPVDSLAMIVHRDKAYGVGRLMVEKLKELIPRHQFKIPLQAAIGSKVIASEHIPALRKDVLAKCYGGDISRKKKLLQKQAKGKKRMKSIGTVDVPQEAFMAVLRIDNN; encoded by the coding sequence ATGACCCACGTTCCCACGTCCCGCATTCGCAATTTTTCGATCATTGCCCATATTGACCATGGCAAGTCAACCCTCGCCGATCGCCTCTTGCAAGCGACGGGTACGGTTGAGCAGCGCAAAATGAAGGAACAATTCCTCGATAGTATGGACTTGGAGCGGGAACGGGGGATTACGATTAAGCTCCAGGCAGCGCGGATGAACTACACCGCCAAGGATGGCCAAGAGTATGTGTTGAACTTGATCGACACGCCGGGCCATGTGGATTTTTCCTATGAGGTGTCGCGATCGCTGATTGCCTGCGAAGGGGCGTTACTGGTGGTGGATGCCTCCCAAGGGGTCGAGGCTCAAACCCTGGCGAATGTCTACCTCGCCCTCGAAAGTGATTTAGAAATTATTCCCGTTTTAAACAAAATTGATCTGCCGGGGGCGGAACCAGAACGGGTGCTCGAAGAAGTGGAAGAGGTGGTGGGTCTCGATTGTACGGGGGCAATTATGGCCTCGGCGAAACAGGGGATCGGCATTGATGAAATCCTCGAATCTATTGTCCATCTTGTGCCGCCGCCTCCGGATACGGTGGATAAGCCGCTGCGGGCGTTGATTTTTGATAGTTATTATGACCCCTATCGCGGCGTGATTATCTATTTTCGGGTCATGGATGGCACAGTGAAGCAGGGCGATCGCATCCACCTGATGGCCTCCGGGAAACAATACGACATCGATGAATTGGGTGTATTGTCTCCCACCCAAGTTCCCGTGGAAGACCTCCACGCCGGAGAAGTGGGCTACATTTCCGCCGCGATCAAAGCCGTGGCTGATGCCCGCGTCGGCGACACGATTACCCTGGCCAGCGAACCCGCCGCCGAACCTCTCCCCGGTTACGCCGAAGCGAAATCCATGGTCTTCTGTGGCCTGTTCCCCATCGACTCTGACCAATACGAAGACCTGCGCGAAGCCCTCGAACGCCTCCGCCTCAACGATGCCGCCCTGGCCTATGAGCCGGAAACCTCCAGCGCCATGGGCTTCGGCTTCCGCTGTGGCTTCCTGGGTCTGTTGCACATGGAAATTGTCCAAGAACGCCTCGAACGGGAATACAACCTCGACCTGATCACCACGGCCCCTTCCGTGGTCTATCGCGTCACGACGATTAAAGGGGAAGTGCTCGAAATTGAAAACCCCAGCCACCTGCCGCCGCCCCAAGCCCGCGAAAAAATCGAAGAACCCTATATTCACCTCGAAGTGATTACCCCCGAAGAGTATGTGGGGACGCTGATGGACTTGTGCCAGACGCGCCGGGGTGAGTTTAAAAATATGCGCTATTTCACCAGTAAGCGCACGACGTTAATTTATGAAGTGCCCCTGGCGGAAATTGTCACGGACTTTTTTGATCAACTCAAGTCGCGATCGCGCGGTTACGCCAGCATGGAATATCATGTCATCGGCTACCGCACCAATCACCTCGTGCGCCTCGATGTGATGGTGAACGGTGATCCGGTGGATTCCCTGGCGATGATTGTCCATCGGGATAAGGCCTATGGCGTGGGGCGGCTGATGGTGGAAAAACTGAAAGAACTCATCCCCCGCCATCAATTTAAAATCCCCTTACAAGCGGCGATTGGCTCGAAAGTCATCGCCAGCGAACATATCCCCGCCCTCCGTAAAGATGTCCTCGCCAAATGCTACGGCGGCGACATTTCCCGGAAGAAAAAGCTCCTGCAAAAGCAAGCCAAAGGGAAAAAACGGATGAAGTCTATCGGCACGGTGGATGTACCCCAAGAGGCGTTTATGGCCGTGCTCCGCATTGATAATAATTAA
- a CDS encoding inositol monophosphatase family protein, protein MTSPLNPPATFWDDVLAFATSITQEVAAYLLPRAGILTAECKTDGSLVTAADQWSDQRIREAIAARFPDHGILSEETLHTFPAQDWCWIIDPIDGTTNFTRGIPLWGISIGLLYRGWPVFGLVHFPPVAQTFHGYWAGNTGLDSPTGAYLNGKPIHTSPADPNPNQLFNLCARSTAVMTQPFPCKIRMLGVASYNHVLVAAGVALGGLEATPKIWDIAAVWVLVQAAGGAFVSLDPDPVFPLQVGQDYGSRPLPSLAVSRAALVEVFRPLVQGVSDRVLAK, encoded by the coding sequence ATGACTTCTCCCCTCAATCCCCCGGCCACCTTTTGGGATGATGTGCTGGCCTTTGCCACAAGCATTACTCAAGAAGTCGCCGCCTATTTATTACCCCGTGCGGGGATCTTAACCGCTGAATGTAAAACCGATGGCTCCCTGGTAACGGCAGCGGATCAATGGTCGGATCAACGGATTCGAGAAGCGATCGCTGCCCGTTTCCCCGATCACGGCATCCTCAGCGAAGAAACCCTCCACACCTTCCCCGCCCAGGATTGGTGCTGGATCATCGACCCCATCGACGGCACAACCAACTTCACGCGGGGGATTCCCCTCTGGGGGATCTCCATCGGCTTGCTCTATCGCGGTTGGCCGGTGTTTGGCTTGGTGCATTTCCCCCCCGTTGCCCAAACCTTTCACGGCTACTGGGCAGGTAATACCGGACTCGACAGCCCCACCGGAGCCTACCTCAATGGCAAACCAATCCACACCAGCCCCGCCGACCCCAACCCCAATCAACTCTTCAACCTCTGTGCCCGCAGCACAGCGGTGATGACCCAGCCCTTTCCCTGCAAAATCCGGATGCTGGGGGTGGCGAGTTATAACCATGTGCTGGTGGCGGCGGGGGTCGCCCTGGGCGGTCTGGAGGCGACTCCGAAAATTTGGGATATTGCAGCGGTGTGGGTGTTGGTACAGGCGGCGGGGGGGGCGTTTGTTTCCCTAGACCCCGATCCGGTGTTTCCGCTGCAAGTGGGGCAGGATTACGGCAGCCGACCGTTACCGAGTTTGGCGGTGAGTCGGGCGGCGTTGGTGGAGGTGTTCCGGCCCTTGGTGCAGGGGGTGAGCGATCGCGTCCTCGCAAAATAG
- the hisF gene encoding imidazole glycerol phosphate synthase subunit HisF, with the protein MLAKRILPCLDVKSGRVVKGVNFVNLQDAGDPVELAQVYNDAGADELVFLDITATHEDRDIILDVVYRTAEQVFIPLTVGGGINSLDKIKELLRAGADKISINSSAVRHPDLIKAASDRFGNQCIVVAIDAKRRPDPSNPGWDVYVRGGRENTGLDALTWAKTVTANGAGEILLTSMDADGTQAGYDLDLTRQIADAVDVPVIASGGAGTTEHIYQAFTEGRAEAALLASLLHYGQLTVTEIKDYLQQHQIPVRL; encoded by the coding sequence ATGTTAGCGAAGCGAATTTTGCCCTGTTTAGATGTCAAATCTGGCCGTGTGGTCAAAGGTGTTAACTTTGTCAATTTGCAGGATGCGGGTGATCCGGTCGAACTCGCCCAGGTCTATAACGACGCAGGAGCCGATGAACTGGTATTCCTCGACATCACCGCTACCCACGAAGACCGCGACATCATCTTGGATGTGGTCTATCGCACCGCCGAGCAAGTGTTTATTCCCCTCACCGTCGGCGGCGGGATTAATTCCTTAGACAAAATCAAAGAATTATTACGAGCCGGAGCGGACAAAATTAGCATTAATTCCTCAGCGGTGCGTCATCCGGATCTAATTAAGGCAGCGAGCGATCGCTTTGGGAATCAGTGCATTGTGGTGGCGATCGATGCCAAGCGCCGCCCCGATCCGAGTAATCCCGGCTGGGATGTCTACGTGCGCGGCGGCCGCGAAAACACCGGCCTCGATGCCCTCACCTGGGCCAAAACCGTCACCGCCAACGGCGCAGGGGAAATCCTCCTCACCAGCATGGATGCTGACGGCACGCAAGCCGGGTACGACCTCGACCTCACTCGCCAAATTGCCGATGCGGTTGATGTGCCCGTGATTGCCTCCGGTGGCGCGGGGACGACCGAGCATATTTACCAAGCCTTCACCGAAGGACGAGCCGAAGCAGCCCTTCTAGCATCTCTGTTGCATTATGGTCAATTGACCGTAACGGAAATTAAAGATTATCTTCAGCAACATCAAATCCCTGTACGCCTGTAG
- a CDS encoding FIST signal transduction protein has protein sequence MIETFQWLNAFSTCPSLEGAIADVVEQLRGSLSKSPDLGIVFISSAYASEYPRLVPLLREALPMGCLIGCGGGGVIGTDADGHAQEVEQNPALSLCVGVFSGVTVHPFYLPAAQLPDPDSPPQAWVECVGVDPQTQPDFILLADPMQANITDVLEGLDFAYPAAVKLGGLASAGMMGVPNGLFFDAPHAPDLGLLREGTVGVALSGKIRLDTIVAQGCRPIGEVYRVEAGDRNILLQLSTQDASTIRAPLDLLRDLIESLEESDRTLAQNSLFIGVVRDVFKRELGRGDFLIRNLLGVDPKQGAIAIGDRVRIGQRIQFHLRDAKTSADDLEGHLQEHLARSPQVAPAGALLFSCLGRGEGLYGQANFDSQLFQRYFGTIPIGGFFCNGEIGPVGKTTFLHGYTSVFGLIRPTP, from the coding sequence ATGATCGAGACCTTTCAATGGTTGAATGCGTTTTCTACCTGTCCCTCTTTAGAAGGTGCGATCGCGGATGTGGTGGAACAACTGCGGGGATCATTATCAAAAAGCCCTGACTTGGGGATCGTGTTTATCTCCTCTGCCTACGCCAGCGAATACCCCCGCCTCGTCCCCCTCCTGCGGGAGGCGTTGCCCATGGGCTGCCTGATTGGCTGTGGTGGCGGCGGCGTGATTGGCACTGATGCCGATGGTCATGCCCAAGAAGTGGAGCAAAACCCGGCCTTAAGTTTATGTGTGGGGGTTTTTTCCGGGGTGACGGTGCATCCGTTTTATTTACCCGCTGCCCAATTACCCGATCCCGACAGTCCGCCCCAGGCCTGGGTTGAATGCGTCGGGGTTGACCCCCAGACCCAACCGGATTTTATTTTGTTGGCGGACCCAATGCAGGCCAATATTACCGATGTGCTCGAAGGGCTGGATTTTGCCTATCCGGCGGCGGTGAAGTTGGGGGGGTTGGCGAGTGCGGGGATGATGGGGGTTCCCAATGGGTTGTTTTTTGATGCGCCCCATGCGCCGGATTTGGGGCTGCTGCGGGAAGGGACGGTGGGGGTGGCCCTCAGTGGCAAGATCCGCCTCGATACGATTGTGGCCCAGGGCTGCCGTCCGATCGGGGAGGTGTATCGCGTTGAAGCGGGCGATCGCAACATTCTCCTGCAACTGTCCACCCAAGATGCGTCCACGATTCGCGCCCCGCTGGATTTGCTGCGAGACTTGATCGAAAGCCTCGAAGAGAGCGATCGCACCTTGGCCCAAAATTCCCTGTTTATCGGCGTGGTGCGGGATGTGTTTAAGCGGGAGTTGGGGCGGGGGGATTTTCTGATTCGCAATCTGTTAGGGGTTGATCCGAAACAGGGAGCGATCGCGATCGGCGATCGCGTCCGCATTGGCCAGCGCATCCAATTCCACCTCCGCGACGCGAAAACCTCCGCCGACGACCTCGAAGGCCACCTCCAAGAACATCTCGCCCGCTCCCCCCAAGTCGCCCCCGCTGGTGCTCTCCTGTTTTCCTGCCTCGGTCGCGGTGAAGGGCTGTACGGCCAAGCCAATTTTGATTCCCAACTGTTTCAGCGCTATTTCGGCACGATCCCCATCGGTGGCTTTTTCTGCAACGGCGAAATCGGCCCCGTCGGCAAAACCACCTTCCTCCATGGCTACACCTCCGTCTTCGGACTGATCCGCCCCACCCCTTAA
- a CDS encoding helix-turn-helix domain-containing protein gives MLKAFKVRIYPTDAQSVTLAQHFGCARWLWNHSQAGVV, from the coding sequence ATGTTGAAAGCCTTCAAGGTCAGAATTTACCCCACCGATGCGCAGTCTGTGACACTTGCCCAGCATTTTGGCTGTGCAAGATGGCTGTGGAATCACAGCCAAGCCGGAGTTGTCTAG
- a CDS encoding MoaD/ThiS family protein codes for MAIKVLVPTPLQKFTNNQAVIETTGSNIIELIDQLEAACPGIKNRICDETGKPRRFLNLYVNSEDIRFLDNETTALNDGDEVSIVPAVAGG; via the coding sequence ATGGCGATTAAAGTTTTAGTTCCCACTCCTCTGCAAAAATTCACCAATAATCAAGCGGTGATCGAAACCACGGGCAGCAATATCATCGAATTGATCGACCAACTTGAGGCGGCCTGTCCGGGGATTAAAAACCGGATTTGTGATGAAACCGGGAAGCCCCGCCGCTTTCTGAATCTGTATGTCAACAGTGAAGATATTCGCTTTTTGGACAATGAAACCACGGCCCTCAACGATGGCGACGAAGTGAGCATTGTCCCCGCTGTGGCTGGGGGTTAA